A window from Pseudomonas sp. Tri1 encodes these proteins:
- the surA gene encoding peptidylprolyl isomerase SurA: MKIKLSDCLRPLMLGALFLGTAANAAVQSIDKVVAIVDNDVVMQSQLDQRVHEVQQTIAKRGGGMPPPGVLDQQVLERLIVENLQLQIGERSGIRITDEELNQAVGTIAQRNNMTIDQFRAALARDGLSYEDARDQIRREMVISRVRQRRVAERIQVSEQEVKNFLASDLGKMQLSEELHLANILIPTPESANSEAIQSAYRQAMDVYQQLKQGADFSQMAIAKSGSDNALEGGDMGWRKPAQLPPPFDRELSTMAVGDITQPARTPGGFIILKVLEKRGGGTQVRDEVHVRHILIKPSEIRSEAETKRLAEKLYDRIEAGEDFAELAKSFSEDPGSALNGGDLNWVDPNALVPEFRQVMANTPQGQLSKPFKSPYGWHVLEVLGRRATDSTTQAREQQAMTVLRNRKYDEELQTWLRQIRDEAYVEIKLPGADQAAQ; encoded by the coding sequence GTGAAGATCAAGCTTTCTGATTGTCTGCGCCCGCTGATGCTGGGCGCGCTGTTCCTGGGTACCGCGGCCAACGCCGCGGTGCAGTCCATCGATAAAGTGGTGGCCATCGTCGACAACGATGTGGTCATGCAAAGCCAGCTGGATCAGCGCGTCCATGAGGTGCAGCAAACCATCGCCAAGCGCGGCGGCGGCATGCCGCCGCCGGGCGTGCTGGACCAACAAGTGCTCGAACGCCTGATCGTCGAAAACCTGCAATTGCAGATCGGCGAACGCTCCGGCATTCGCATCACCGATGAAGAGCTGAACCAGGCCGTCGGCACCATTGCCCAGCGCAACAACATGACCATCGACCAGTTCCGCGCCGCCCTGGCTCGCGACGGCCTCTCTTACGAGGACGCCCGCGATCAGATCCGCCGCGAGATGGTCATCAGCCGTGTGCGCCAGCGCCGTGTCGCCGAACGCATCCAGGTGTCCGAGCAGGAAGTGAAGAATTTCCTCGCTTCCGACCTGGGAAAAATGCAGCTTTCCGAAGAACTGCACCTGGCGAACATTCTGATCCCTACCCCGGAAAGCGCCAACTCCGAAGCGATCCAGAGTGCTTATCGCCAGGCGATGGATGTCTACCAGCAGCTCAAGCAAGGTGCTGATTTCAGCCAGATGGCCATTGCCAAATCGGGCAGCGACAACGCCCTGGAAGGCGGTGACATGGGCTGGCGTAAACCCGCTCAACTGCCGCCCCCGTTCGACCGCGAACTGAGCACCATGGCGGTGGGTGACATCACCCAACCAGCCCGTACGCCCGGTGGCTTCATCATCCTCAAAGTGCTGGAAAAACGCGGTGGCGGAACCCAGGTGCGCGACGAAGTGCATGTTCGCCACATTCTGATCAAGCCAAGTGAAATCCGCAGCGAAGCCGAAACCAAGCGCCTGGCGGAAAAACTCTACGACCGCATCGAGGCAGGCGAAGACTTCGCCGAACTGGCCAAGAGCTTCTCGGAAGACCCGGGTTCGGCGCTCAACGGTGGCGACCTGAACTGGGTCGATCCGAATGCACTGGTCCCCGAGTTCCGCCAAGTCATGGCCAATACGCCACAAGGCCAGTTGTCCAAGCCGTTCAAGAGCCCTTATGGCTGGCACGTGCTGGAAGTCCTTGGCCGCCGCGCCACCGACAGCACGACCCAGGCTCGCGAACAACAGGCGATGACCGTACTGCGTAATCGCAAATACGACGAAGAGCTGCAAACCTGGCTGCGTCAGATTCGCGACGAGGCCTACGTTGAAATCAAACTCCCTGGTGCAGACCAGGCAGCGCAGTGA
- a CDS encoding LPS-assembly protein LptD, which yields MALKSPAFRKKFPLLVTGSLLALQPLASSFVVAAQQYDCSVSASGAWDCSPKTPAAALPPRPVHEGSAVADSGDAATDNSSGEQAGDKPMLVTEAKGRGLKSRSADYSHLDWVPRENLTPAQLAETGPYCSGAYIEPTRPGMNDKTAKSDAPTFLGAKASRYQQEEQVATLAGDVVMRQGSMQVEADEASLYQAENRGELSGNVRVRDNGALIVGDHADVQLDTGEAKVDNAEYVMHKSRIRGNALYAKRAENAIIRLKDGTYTTCEPNSNAWTLKGNNITLNPATGFGTATNVTLRVKDIPVLYTPYIYFPIDDRRQSGFLPPTIGSGTDTGFLLVTPYYFNLAPNYDATLYPRYMSKRGMLMEGEFRYLTKSSEGQFGAAYLNDEEDERAKQTDYSKTRYMYNWQHKGGLDSRVLTEVDYTKISDPYYFQDLQTDQIGVESKDYVNQQGAVSYRGDTYTARLNAQAYQMATISNITPYNRLPQLTVNGALPQHPYGLDFAYQTELVRFDRDLRTGDYSNEDGVTSPFLDTRVWGLARSNGNRLNLAPVVSLPMNASYGYIKPSLKYQYTQYDLDLDNRGKTNIAGQSAEQDRLLGTYSSSQSRGIPIASIDSGLYFDRNTQWFGTNYRQTLEPRLFYLYVPEKDQSDIPIFDTSESTFSYSSLFRDNRFYGSDRVGDENKLSLGVTSRWIEENGFERQRVSVGQALYFKDREVQLPGIDARTREDAKSDVSPYALEYEYRWNRDWRTTATYNWDPDTRSPRSGSAMFHYQPADNPNKVINAGYRYRNDQIRYDQTTGQWSVGGGDYGTPGTPGYVKDYYKIKQHDFSVIWPIVPQWNAISRWQYDYNRNRTLEAFGGFEYDNCCWKLRLINRYWVDYEEFSQAAPENEKGDHGVFLQIVLKGLGGLTGAKVESFLDKGIQGYREREDQAF from the coding sequence ATGGCATTGAAATCCCCCGCGTTTCGTAAAAAATTTCCGTTGCTGGTCACCGGCAGTCTGCTGGCCCTGCAACCCCTGGCCTCTTCATTCGTCGTCGCGGCGCAGCAGTATGACTGCTCCGTCTCCGCTTCGGGTGCCTGGGACTGCTCACCCAAGACACCGGCCGCCGCATTGCCGCCGCGCCCGGTGCATGAAGGCAGCGCGGTTGCCGACAGCGGCGACGCTGCGACCGACAACAGCTCGGGCGAACAGGCCGGCGACAAGCCGATGCTGGTCACCGAAGCCAAGGGCCGCGGCCTGAAGTCGCGCAGTGCAGACTACAGTCACCTGGACTGGGTTCCGCGCGAGAACCTCACGCCTGCACAATTGGCTGAGACCGGCCCTTACTGCTCGGGTGCCTACATCGAACCGACTCGTCCTGGCATGAACGACAAGACGGCCAAGAGTGACGCGCCGACGTTCCTTGGTGCCAAGGCTTCGCGCTATCAGCAGGAAGAACAGGTGGCGACCCTGGCCGGCGACGTAGTCATGCGCCAGGGCAGCATGCAGGTCGAGGCCGACGAGGCCAGCCTGTACCAGGCCGAGAACCGCGGTGAGCTGAGCGGCAACGTACGGGTTCGCGACAACGGTGCACTGATCGTCGGCGACCATGCCGATGTACAACTGGACACCGGCGAAGCCAAGGTCGACAACGCCGAATACGTGATGCACAAGTCGCGCATCCGCGGTAACGCGCTATACGCCAAGCGCGCCGAGAACGCGATCATCCGCCTCAAGGACGGCACGTACACCACGTGCGAACCGAACAGCAACGCCTGGACGCTCAAGGGCAACAACATCACCCTGAACCCGGCCACCGGCTTCGGTACCGCGACCAACGTGACGCTGCGGGTCAAGGACATTCCAGTCCTGTACACGCCTTATATTTATTTCCCGATCGATGACCGTCGCCAGTCCGGCTTCCTGCCGCCGACCATCGGCAGCGGCACCGATACCGGCTTCCTGCTGGTCACTCCGTACTACTTCAACCTGGCGCCCAACTACGACGCCACGTTGTACCCGCGCTACATGAGCAAGCGCGGCATGTTGATGGAAGGCGAGTTCCGCTACCTGACCAAGTCCAGCGAAGGTCAGTTCGGCGCCGCTTACCTCAACGACGAAGAAGACGAACGCGCCAAGCAGACCGACTACAGCAAGACCCGCTACATGTACAACTGGCAGCACAAGGGCGGGCTCGATTCCCGCGTGCTGACGGAAGTCGACTACACCAAGATCAGCGACCCTTACTACTTCCAGGATTTGCAGACCGACCAGATCGGTGTCGAGTCCAAGGACTATGTAAACCAGCAAGGGGCCGTCAGCTATCGGGGTGATACGTATACGGCACGCTTGAACGCACAGGCCTATCAGATGGCCACGATTTCGAACATTACGCCATATAACCGTTTGCCACAGCTGACCGTCAACGGTGCACTGCCGCAACATCCTTATGGCCTGGACTTCGCCTACCAAACAGAACTGGTGCGGTTTGATCGTGACCTGAGGACTGGCGACTATAGCAACGAGGATGGGGTCACAAGTCCATTTCTGGACACCAGGGTTTGGGGTCTTGCTCGTTCTAACGGCAATCGCTTGAACCTGGCGCCCGTCGTGAGCCTGCCGATGAACGCATCCTATGGGTACATCAAGCCGTCGCTCAAGTATCAATACACCCAGTACGACCTCGATCTAGATAACAGAGGCAAAACCAACATTGCCGGACAAAGCGCTGAACAGGATCGCCTCCTGGGCACCTATAGCAGCAGCCAGAGCCGTGGCATTCCAATCGCCAGCATCGACAGCGGCCTGTACTTTGACCGGAATACCCAATGGTTTGGGACCAACTATCGCCAGACCCTGGAACCACGCCTGTTCTACCTTTATGTACCCGAAAAGGATCAGAGCGACATCCCGATTTTCGATACCAGTGAATCGACTTTCAGCTATTCCTCGCTATTCCGGGACAACCGCTTCTACGGCTCCGACCGTGTCGGCGACGAGAACAAGTTGTCCCTGGGTGTGACCAGCCGTTGGATCGAAGAAAACGGTTTCGAACGTCAACGCGTCAGTGTTGGCCAAGCCTTGTACTTCAAGGACCGAGAAGTCCAATTGCCAGGCATCGACGCCCGGACCCGCGAAGACGCCAAGTCGGATGTATCGCCCTATGCGCTGGAGTACGAATACCGCTGGAACCGTGACTGGCGTACAACAGCCACCTATAACTGGGACCCGGACACCCGCAGCCCGCGCTCAGGCAGTGCGATGTTCCACTATCAGCCAGCAGACAACCCAAACAAGGTCATCAATGCGGGTTACCGCTACCGCAACGACCAGATCCGCTACGACCAGACTACAGGTCAATGGTCCGTGGGCGGCGGCGACTACGGCACCCCGGGCACTCCTGGCTACGTGAAGGACTACTACAAGATCAAGCAGCACGACTTCTCGGTCATATGGCCGATCGTGCCGCAGTGGAACGCAATCAGCCGCTGGCAGTATGACTACAACCGCAACCGTACCCTGGAAGCCTTCGGTGGTTTCGAATACGACAACTGCTGCTGGAAACTGCGCCTGATCAACCGTTACTGGGTCGACTATGAAGAGTTCAGTCAAGCCGCCCCGGAAAACGAAAAAGGCGACCACGGCGTCTTCCTCCAAATTGTTCTGAAGGGACTCGGCGGCCTCACCGGCGCCAAGGTAGAGAGCTTCCTCGACAAAGGCATCCAAGGTTATCGTGAACGTGAAGATCAAGCTTTCTGA
- a CDS encoding YeaH/YhbH family protein, with product MSYVIDRRLNGKNKSTVNRQRFLRRYRDHIKKAVEEAVSRRSITDMEHGEQISIPGRDIDEPVLHHGRGGKQTVVHPGNKEFTSGEHIPRPQGGGGGRGPGKAGNSGEGMDEFVFQITQEEFLEFMFEDLELPNLVKRNLTGTDTFKTVRAGISNEGNPSRINIIRTLRSAHARRIALSGSSRAKLREVKEELARLKREEPDNFGDIQDLEAEIEKLSARIHRVPFLDTFDLKYNLLVKQPNPSSKAVMFCLMDVSGSMTQATKDIAKRFFILLYLFLKRNYDKIDVVFIRHHTSAREVDEEEFFYSRETGGTIVSSALKLMQEIMAERYPANEWNIYAAQASDGDNWNDDSPICRDILINQIMPFVQYYTYVEITPREHQALWYEYERIAEAFSDTFAQQQLVSAGDIYPVFRELFQRRLVT from the coding sequence ATGAGCTATGTGATCGACCGACGCCTTAATGGCAAGAACAAGAGCACGGTAAACCGCCAGCGGTTTCTGCGGCGCTACCGTGATCACATCAAGAAGGCCGTCGAAGAGGCGGTCAGCCGGCGTTCCATTACCGATATGGAACATGGCGAACAGATCAGCATTCCTGGCCGCGACATCGACGAGCCGGTGCTTCACCATGGCCGCGGTGGCAAGCAGACCGTGGTGCATCCCGGCAACAAGGAATTCACCAGTGGCGAGCACATTCCCCGTCCACAAGGAGGCGGTGGCGGCAGGGGACCCGGTAAGGCCGGCAACTCCGGCGAAGGTATGGACGAGTTCGTGTTCCAGATCACCCAGGAGGAATTCCTTGAGTTCATGTTCGAGGACCTGGAACTGCCCAACCTGGTCAAGCGCAACCTGACCGGCACCGACACCTTCAAGACCGTGCGAGCCGGCATCAGCAACGAAGGCAATCCTTCGCGCATCAATATCATCCGCACACTTCGTTCGGCCCACGCGCGACGCATTGCGCTGTCAGGAAGCAGCCGGGCCAAACTGCGGGAGGTCAAGGAGGAACTGGCTCGCCTGAAACGCGAAGAACCCGATAATTTCGGCGATATTCAAGATCTCGAAGCGGAAATCGAGAAACTCAGCGCGCGCATTCATCGCGTACCATTCCTCGATACATTTGACCTCAAGTACAACCTGCTGGTGAAACAGCCTAACCCCAGCTCCAAGGCAGTGATGTTCTGCCTGATGGACGTATCAGGCTCCATGACCCAGGCGACCAAGGACATCGCCAAGCGCTTCTTCATCCTGCTGTACCTGTTCCTGAAGCGGAACTACGACAAGATCGACGTCGTATTCATTCGCCATCACACCAGCGCGAGAGAAGTGGACGAAGAAGAATTCTTCTATTCCAGGGAAACCGGCGGCACTATCGTTTCCAGCGCCTTGAAACTGATGCAGGAAATCATGGCTGAGCGCTACCCCGCCAACGAGTGGAATATCTACGCGGCCCAGGCGTCCGACGGTGACAACTGGAACGACGATTCGCCGATCTGCCGTGACATCCTGATCAACCAGATCATGCCGTTCGTCCAGTACTACACCTATGTGGAAATTACTCCACGCGAACATCAGGCCTTGTGGTACGAATATGAGCGTATTGCCGAAGCTTTTTCCGACACATTTGCCCAACAACAACTGGTCTCGGCCGGGGATATCTATCCGGTCTTCCGTGAACTCTTCCAGCGCAGGTTAGTGACATGA
- the apaG gene encoding Co2+/Mg2+ efflux protein ApaG has translation MSDPRYQVDVSVTTRFLAEQSQPEQNRFAFAYNITVRNNGSLPARLLSRHWVITDGDGHVEEVRGAGVVGQQPLIEAGKSHSYSSGTVMTTKVGTMQGTYQMLAEDGKRFDAIIKPFRLAVPGALH, from the coding sequence ATGTCCGATCCTCGTTACCAGGTCGACGTTAGCGTCACCACCCGTTTTCTGGCAGAACAGTCGCAACCCGAGCAAAACCGCTTCGCCTTTGCCTACAACATTACCGTACGCAATAACGGCTCTTTGCCAGCCAGGCTGCTGTCGCGGCACTGGGTCATCACCGACGGCGATGGGCATGTCGAAGAAGTGCGCGGTGCAGGCGTGGTGGGTCAGCAACCGTTGATCGAGGCCGGCAAAAGCCACAGCTATAGCAGTGGCACGGTGATGACGACCAAGGTCGGTACCATGCAGGGCACTTACCAGATGCTGGCCGAGGACGGCAAACGCTTCGACGCCATCATCAAACCCTTCCGCCTGGCGGTGCCCGGAGCCTTGCACTGA
- a CDS encoding symmetrical bis(5'-nucleosyl)-tetraphosphatase, with the protein MATYAVGDVQGCLEPLKCLLERVAFDPQRDTLWLVGDLVNRGPQSLETLRFLYGIRQSLVCVLGNHDLHLLAAWQNIERLKKSDTLSEILNAPDCVDLLEWLRQQKLMHYDEQRNLALVHAGIPPQWSLRKALKCANEVEQALRDDNLFAPYLDGMYGNDPVKWDNELTGVARLRVITNYFTRMRFCTRDGKLDLKSKEGIETAPPGYAPWFKHKERKTRNLKIIFGHWAALQGQSDEPGVIALDTGCVWGSAMTLMNVDTGEQLRCDCDEQGHAKPNHKPTTASVSAGTAV; encoded by the coding sequence ATGGCCACGTATGCAGTGGGTGACGTGCAAGGCTGCCTCGAACCACTCAAGTGCCTGCTGGAGCGAGTCGCCTTCGACCCGCAGCGAGACACGCTATGGTTGGTCGGTGACCTGGTCAACCGTGGCCCGCAATCGCTTGAGACCTTGCGCTTCCTCTACGGCATCCGCCAGTCGCTGGTCTGCGTGCTCGGCAACCACGACCTGCACCTGCTGGCCGCCTGGCAGAACATCGAGCGCCTGAAAAAATCCGATACCTTGAGCGAAATCCTCAACGCCCCCGACTGCGTCGACCTGCTGGAATGGTTGCGCCAGCAAAAGCTCATGCACTATGACGAGCAACGCAACCTGGCACTGGTTCATGCCGGAATCCCCCCCCAGTGGTCGCTACGCAAGGCGCTCAAATGCGCCAACGAGGTCGAACAGGCATTGCGCGACGACAATTTGTTCGCACCCTACCTGGACGGTATGTACGGCAACGATCCGGTCAAATGGGACAATGAGCTCACCGGCGTGGCCCGTCTTCGCGTCATCACCAACTATTTCACCCGCATGCGTTTCTGCACCCGCGATGGCAAGCTTGATCTCAAGAGCAAGGAAGGCATCGAGACGGCCCCGCCCGGCTACGCCCCTTGGTTCAAGCACAAGGAGCGCAAGACCCGTAACCTTAAAATCATTTTCGGTCATTGGGCGGCGCTGCAAGGTCAATCCGACGAGCCCGGGGTCATCGCCCTTGATACCGGCTGCGTATGGGGTAGCGCGATGACACTGATGAACGTCGACACCGGCGAGCAACTGCGTTGTGATTGCGACGAACAGGGCCATGCCAAACCCAACCACAAGCCGACCACTGCATCAGTGTCGGCCGGCACCGCCGTTTGA
- the rsmA gene encoding 16S rRNA (adenine(1518)-N(6)/adenine(1519)-N(6))-dimethyltransferase RsmA, giving the protein MTEQYQHRARKRFGQNFLHDAGVIDRILRSINAKPDDRLLEIGPGQGALTEGLLDSGAQLDVVELDKDLVPILNQQFAGKSNFNLHQGDALKFDFNSLNAAPRSLRVVGNLPYNISTPLIFHLLSNAGLIRDMHFMLQKEVVERLAAGPGGGDWGRLSIMVQYHCRVEHLFNVGPGAFNPPPKVDSAIVRLVPHAVLPHPAKDHRLLERVVREAFNQRRKTLRNTLKLLLSSAEIEAAGVDGSLRPEQLDLAAFVRLADKLSEQVAPQADAS; this is encoded by the coding sequence ATGACCGAGCAATACCAACACCGCGCGCGCAAGCGCTTCGGCCAGAACTTCCTGCATGACGCTGGCGTGATCGATCGCATCCTGCGCTCCATCAATGCCAAGCCCGACGATCGCCTGCTGGAAATCGGCCCGGGCCAGGGTGCCCTGACCGAAGGCCTGCTCGACAGCGGCGCGCAACTGGACGTAGTGGAGCTGGACAAGGACCTGGTCCCGATCCTCAACCAGCAGTTCGCTGGCAAGAGCAATTTCAACCTGCACCAGGGTGACGCGCTGAAGTTCGACTTCAATAGCTTGAACGCAGCACCGCGCAGCCTGCGCGTGGTTGGCAACCTGCCCTACAACATTTCCACACCCCTGATCTTTCACCTGCTAAGCAACGCAGGCCTGATCCGCGACATGCACTTCATGCTGCAAAAAGAAGTGGTCGAGCGTCTCGCTGCCGGTCCTGGCGGTGGTGACTGGGGCCGTCTGTCGATCATGGTCCAGTACCACTGCCGGGTCGAACACCTGTTCAACGTCGGCCCGGGGGCGTTCAACCCGCCGCCGAAAGTCGACTCGGCCATCGTCCGCCTGGTGCCCCATGCGGTCCTGCCGCACCCGGCCAAGGATCATCGGTTGCTGGAGCGGGTGGTACGTGAAGCGTTCAACCAACGCCGCAAAACCCTGCGTAACACCTTGAAACTGCTGCTCAGCAGCGCTGAAATCGAAGCCGCCGGCGTGGACGGTAGCCTGCGTCCCGAACAGTTGGACCTGGCAGCTTTCGTGCGCCTGGCCGACAAGCTCAGCGAACAGGTTGCGCCGCAAGCCGACGCCAGCTGA
- the pdxA gene encoding 4-hydroxythreonine-4-phosphate dehydrogenase PdxA, with protein sequence MKPKRFALTPGEPAGIGPDLCLLLASRPQPYPLIAITSRDLLLERAAQLGVVVNLLPVSPHAWPDVPAPANSLYVWDTPLGAPVVTGQLNKANAAFVLETLTRAGQGCLDGAFEGMITAPVHKGVINESGIAFSGHTEFLADLTHTAQVVMMLATHGLRVALVTTHLPLRDIADAITPERLERVTRILHADLQEKFGIAQPRILVCGLNPHAGEGGHLGREEIDIIEPTLERLRSEGMDLRGPLPADTLFTPKYLEHCDAVLAMYHDQGLPVLKYKGFGAAVNVTLGLPIIRTSVDHGTALDLAGSGRIDTGSLQVALETAYQMAETHL encoded by the coding sequence GTGAAACCCAAGCGTTTCGCGCTGACACCCGGCGAGCCCGCCGGCATTGGTCCCGACCTGTGCCTGCTACTCGCCTCGCGGCCCCAGCCATACCCTCTGATTGCCATCACCAGCCGCGACCTGCTCCTTGAGCGGGCCGCGCAGCTGGGGGTGGTCGTCAATCTGCTGCCAGTATCGCCGCACGCCTGGCCGGACGTCCCGGCGCCGGCCAACAGCCTGTATGTCTGGGATACGCCGCTGGGCGCGCCGGTGGTTACCGGCCAACTGAACAAGGCCAACGCGGCGTTTGTCCTCGAGACCCTGACCCGCGCCGGCCAAGGCTGCCTCGACGGAGCTTTTGAGGGCATGATCACCGCGCCGGTGCACAAGGGTGTGATCAACGAATCCGGCATAGCCTTCTCCGGGCATACTGAGTTTCTGGCGGACCTGACTCACACCGCACAAGTGGTGATGATGCTCGCCACGCATGGCCTGCGCGTGGCCCTGGTGACCACTCACCTGCCCCTGCGGGACATCGCGGACGCCATCACCCCGGAACGCCTGGAGCGGGTCACGCGGATCCTGCATGCCGACCTGCAGGAAAAATTCGGCATCGCCCAGCCCCGTATTCTCGTCTGCGGGCTCAACCCCCATGCCGGTGAAGGCGGACACCTGGGCCGCGAAGAAATCGACATCATAGAACCCACATTGGAACGCTTGCGCAGCGAGGGCATGGACCTGCGTGGCCCGCTGCCTGCCGACACTCTGTTTACCCCCAAATATCTGGAGCACTGCGACGCGGTGCTGGCGATGTACCACGACCAGGGCCTGCCCGTACTGAAGTACAAAGGCTTCGGCGCAGCCGTCAACGTGACGCTGGGCCTGCCGATCATCCGCACGTCGGTGGACCACGGCACAGCCCTGGACCTGGCTGGCAGCGGCAGGATCGATACCGGTAGCCTGCAAGTCGCACTGGAAACCGCCTACCAGATGGCCGAGACCCATTTATGA
- a CDS encoding PrkA family serine protein kinase, translating to MSIFSHFQQRFESTRQEEYSLQEYLELCKQDRSAYASAAERLLLAIGEPELLDTSTNSRLSRIFSNKVIRRYPAFEDFHGMEECIDQIVSYFRHAAQGLEEKKQILYLLGPVGGGKSSLAEKLKQLIEKVPFYAIKGSPVFESPLGLFNATEDGAILEEDFGIPRRYLSTIMSPWATKRLAEFGGDISQFRVVKLYPSILNQIAVAKTEPGDENNQDISALVGKVDIRKLEEFPQNDADAYSYSGALCRANQGLMEFVEMFKAPIKVLHPLLTATQEGNYNSTEGLGAIPFTGILLAHSNESEWHTFRNNKNNEAFIDRIYIVKVPYCLRVTDEVKIYDKLLFNSSLSKAHCAPDTLKMLAQFTVLSRLKEPENSNIYSKMRVYDGENLKDTDPKAKSIQEYRDNAGVDEGMNGLSTRFAFKILSKVFNFDPHEIAANPVHLLYVLEQQIEQEQFQAETRERYLRFLKEYLAPRYIEFIGKEIQTAYLESYSEYGQNIFDRYVLYADFWIQDQEYRDPETGEILNRVALNEELEKIEKPAGISNPKDFRNEIVNFVLRARANNNGKNPTWLSYEKLRVVIEKKMFSNTEDLLPVISFNAKASKEDQQKHNDFVTRMVERGYTDKQVRLLSEWYLRVRKSQ from the coding sequence ATGAGCATTTTTAGCCACTTCCAACAACGTTTCGAGTCCACGCGGCAGGAGGAATACTCGCTGCAGGAATACCTCGAACTCTGCAAGCAGGACCGCAGCGCCTACGCATCAGCCGCGGAGCGTCTGTTGCTGGCAATCGGAGAACCGGAACTGCTGGATACCTCGACCAACTCGAGGCTTTCGCGGATTTTTTCCAACAAGGTGATTCGCCGCTATCCGGCCTTCGAAGACTTCCACGGGATGGAAGAATGCATCGACCAGATCGTGTCCTATTTCCGCCACGCCGCCCAAGGCTTGGAAGAGAAGAAGCAAATCCTCTATCTGCTCGGCCCCGTAGGTGGCGGTAAATCGTCCCTGGCCGAAAAGCTCAAGCAATTGATCGAAAAAGTGCCCTTCTATGCAATCAAGGGCTCGCCGGTGTTCGAATCGCCCCTGGGGTTGTTCAACGCCACCGAGGACGGCGCGATCCTCGAGGAAGACTTCGGCATCCCACGCCGCTACCTCAGTACCATCATGTCGCCATGGGCCACCAAGCGCCTGGCCGAGTTCGGTGGCGATATCAGTCAGTTCCGAGTGGTCAAGCTCTACCCGTCGATCCTCAACCAGATCGCAGTAGCCAAGACCGAACCGGGGGACGAAAACAACCAGGACATTTCGGCCCTGGTGGGCAAGGTGGATATCCGCAAACTGGAGGAATTTCCGCAGAACGACGCCGACGCCTACAGCTATTCAGGCGCACTGTGCCGGGCCAACCAAGGCCTGATGGAATTCGTCGAGATGTTCAAGGCCCCCATCAAGGTACTGCACCCCTTGCTGACCGCAACCCAGGAAGGTAACTACAACAGCACCGAGGGCCTGGGGGCCATTCCGTTCACCGGTATCCTGCTGGCTCACTCCAACGAGTCGGAATGGCATACCTTCCGCAACAACAAGAACAACGAAGCCTTCATCGACCGGATCTACATCGTCAAGGTACCGTACTGCCTGCGCGTCACCGACGAGGTGAAGATCTACGACAAACTGCTGTTCAACAGCTCGCTGTCCAAGGCCCACTGCGCGCCCGACACGCTGAAGATGCTCGCCCAGTTCACCGTACTATCGCGCCTCAAGGAGCCGGAAAACTCCAATATCTATTCGAAGATGCGGGTATACGACGGCGAAAACCTCAAGGACACCGATCCGAAGGCCAAATCGATCCAGGAATACCGCGACAACGCGGGGGTCGATGAAGGCATGAACGGCCTGTCTACACGTTTCGCGTTCAAGATCCTCTCCAAGGTTTTCAACTTCGACCCCCACGAGATCGCCGCCAACCCGGTTCACCTGCTGTACGTGCTGGAGCAACAGATCGAGCAGGAACAGTTCCAGGCGGAAACTCGCGAGCGTTATCTACGATTCCTCAAGGAATACCTGGCCCCGCGCTACATCGAATTCATCGGCAAGGAAATCCAGACTGCGTACCTGGAGTCCTACAGCGAATATGGCCAGAACATCTTCGACCGCTACGTGCTGTACGCCGACTTCTGGATCCAGGACCAGGAATATCGCGACCCGGAAACCGGCGAAATCCTCAACCGCGTGGCGTTGAACGAGGAACTGGAAAAAATCGAGAAACCGGCCGGCATCAGCAATCCGAAGGATTTCCGTAACGAAATCGTCAACTTCGTATTGCGCGCCCGGGCTAACAACAACGGCAAGAACCCAACCTGGCTCAGCTATGAAAAGCTGCGGGTGGTGATCGAGAAGAAAATGTTCTCCAACACCGAAGACCTGCTGCCCGTCATCAGCTTCAACGCCAAGGCCAGCAAGGAGGACCAGCAAAAACACAACGACTTCGTCACACGCATGGTCGAACGTGGCTACACCGACAAACAGGTACGGCTGCTCTCCGAGTGGTATCTGCGGGTCCGCAAATCGCAATAA
- the glpE gene encoding thiosulfate sulfurtransferase GlpE translates to MTEFKRIPPDQAQALREQGAVVVDVRDPATFAALHISGSRHLDNHSIADFIRSADLDAPTVVVCYHGNSSQSAAAYLVSQGFTDVYSLDGGFEQWRTTYPSEIAQSVHE, encoded by the coding sequence ATGACTGAATTCAAACGCATCCCCCCGGACCAGGCCCAGGCCCTGCGCGAGCAAGGCGCAGTGGTCGTCGATGTTCGCGACCCAGCCACATTTGCCGCCCTGCACATCAGCGGCTCCAGACACTTGGATAACCACTCCATCGCCGACTTCATTCGCTCCGCCGACCTCGACGCCCCTACCGTCGTGGTCTGCTATCACGGCAACTCCAGCCAAAGCGCAGCCGCCTACCTGGTCAGCCAGGGCTTCACCGATGTCTACAGCCTGGACGGTGGTTTCGAACAATGGCGTACGACTTACCCTTCGGAAATTGCGCAAAGCGTTCACGAATAA